In Phocoena sinus isolate mPhoSin1 chromosome X, mPhoSin1.pri, whole genome shotgun sequence, a genomic segment contains:
- the L1CAM gene encoding neural cell adhesion molecule L1 isoform X2, whose translation MAVALRYLWPLLLCSPCLLIQIPEESMEPPVITEQSPRRVVVFPTDDISLKCEASGKPQVQFRWTRDGVLFKPKEEPGVTVNQAPHSGSFTITGNNSNFAQSFQGTYRCFASNKLGTAMSHEIQLMAEGTPKWPKETVRPVEAEEGESVVLPCHPPPSAEPLRIYWMNSKILHIKQDERVTMGQNGNLYFANVLTSDNHSDYICHAHFPGTRTIIQKEPIDLRVKATNSMMDRKPRLLFPTDTSTHLVALQGQPLALECIAEGFPTPTIKWLRPSGPMPADRVAYQSHNKTLQLLNVGEEDDGEYRCLAENPLGSDQHAYYVTVEAAPYWLHKPQSHLYGPGETARLDCQVQGRPQPEVTWRINGIPVEELAKDQKYRVHHGALVLSNVQPSDTMVAQCEARNRHGLLLTNAYIYVVELPAKILTPDNETYMAVQGSTAYLLCKAFGAPVPSVQWLDREGKTVLQDERFFPYTNGTLGIRDLQANDTGHYFCQAANDQNNVTIVANLQVKDATQITQGPRSAIEKKGSRVTFTCQASFDPSLQHSITWRGDGRDLQELGDSDKYFIEDGRLVIHSLDYSDQGNYSCVASTKLDAVESRAGLLVVGSPGPVPQLELSDRHLLKQSEVRLSWSPADDHNAPIEKYDIEFEDKEMAPEKWHSLGKVPGNQTSTTLKLSPYVHYTFRVTAINKYGPGEPSPASETVLTPEAAPEKNPVDVKGEGNETNNMVITWKPLRWMDWNAPQVQYRVQWRPQKTQGAWQEQIVSDPFLVVSNTSTFVPYEIKVQAVNSQGKGPEPQITIGYSGEDYPQASPELEGIKILNSSTVLVRWWPVDPAQVKGHLRGYNVTYWWEGSQRKHSKRHVHRGHVVVPANSTSAILGGLRPYSSYHLEVQAFNGRGLGPASEMTFSTPEGVPGHPEALHLECQSDTSLLLHWQPPLSHNGVLTGYVLSYQPLDDGGKEQLSFDLPDPELRMHNLTNLSPHLRYRFQLQATTKEGPGEAIVREGGTMALSGTPDFGNISAMAGENYSVVSWVPKEGQCNFGFQIWFKALGDEKLGAHLPPQYVSYNQSSYTQWDLQPDTDYEIHLLKERVLLHQMAVKTNGTGRVRLPPAGFATEGWFIGFVSAIIVLLLIFLILCFIKRSKGGKYSVKDKEDTQADSEARPMKDEAFGEYRSLESDNEEKAFGSSQPSLNGDIKPLGSDDSLADYGGSVDVQFNEDGSFIGQYSGKKEKEAAGGNDSSGAASPINPAGTLE comes from the exons ATGGCCGTGGCGCTGCGGTACTTGTGGCCTCTCCTCCTGTGCAGCCCCTGCCTGCTCATCCAGATCCCCGAGGAAT CGATGGAGCCCCCTGTCATCACGGAACAGTCTCCACGGCGCGTGGTCGTGTTCCCCACAGATGATATCAGCCTCAAGTGTGAGGCCAGCGGCAAACCCCAAGTGCA GTTCCGCTGGACTCGGGACGGCGTCCTCTTCAAACCCAAGGAGGAGCCGGGTGTGACCGTGAACCAGGCCCCCCACTCTGGCTCCTTCACCATCACGGGCAACAACAGCAACTTCGCCCAGAGTTTTCAGGGCACCTATCGCTGCTTTGCCAGCAACAAGCTGGGCACCGCCATGTCCCACGAGATCCAGCTCATGGCCGAGG GCACCCCCAAGTGGCCAAAGGAGACAGTGAGACCCGTCGAGGCGGAGGAAGGGGAGTCGGTGGTTCTGCCTTGCCACCCGCCCCCCAGTGCAGAGCCGCTCCGCATCTACTGGATGAACAGCA AGATCTTACACATCAAGCAGGACGAGCGGGTGACCATGGGGCAGAACGGCAACCTCTACTTCGCCAATGTGCTTACCTCGGACAACCACTCGGACTACATCTGCCATGCCCACTTCCCTGGCACCCGGACCATCATTCAGAAGGAACCCATTGACCTCCGGGTCAAGGCCA ccaacagcatgATGGACAGGAAGCCGCGCCTGCTCTTCCCCACTGACACCAGCACCCACCTGGTGGCCCTGCAGGGGCAGCCGCTGGCCCTGGAGTGCATCGCCGAGGGCTT CCCCACGCCCACCATCAAATGGCTGCGCCCGAGCGGCCCCATGCCGGCTGACCGAGTCGCCTACCAGAGCCACAACAAGACCCTGCAACTGCTGAACGTGGGGGAGGAGGACGACGGCGAGTACCGCTGCCTGGCTGAGAACCCCCTGGGCAGCGACCAGCATGCCTACTACGTCACCGTGGAGG CTGCCCCGTACTGGCTACACAAGCCCCAGAGCCATCTGTACGGGCCGGGAGAGACTGCCCGCCTGGACTGCCAAGTGCAGGGCAGGCCCCAACCAGAGGTCACCTGGAGAATCAATGGGATCCCTGTGGAGG AACTGGCCAAGGACCAGAAGTACCGGGTCCACCACGGAGCCCTGGTTCTGAGCAACGTACAGCCCAGTGACACGATGGTGGCCCAGTGTGAGGCCCGAAACCGGCACGGGCTCCTGCTGACCAATGCCTACATTTATGTGGTCG AGCTGCCGGCCAAGATCCTGACCCCAGACAACGAGACGTACATGGCGGTCCAGGGCAGCACCGCCTACCTTCTGTGTAAGGCCTTCGGAGCCCCCGTGCCCAGCGTCCAGTG GCTGGACAGGGAAGGAAAGACGGTGCTTCAGGACGAGCGCTTCTTCCCCTACACCAACGGGACCCTGGGCATCCGAGACCTCCAGGCCAACGACACCGGCCACTACTTCTGCCAGGCTGCCAATGACCAAAACAACGTGACCATTGTGGCTAACCTGCAGGTCAAAG ATGCCACTCAGATCACGCAGGGGCCCCGCAGCGCGATCGAGAAGAAAGGCTCGCGAGTGACGTTCACGTGCCAGGCCTCCTTTGACCCCTCCTTACAGCACAGCATCACCTGGCGTGGGGATGGTCGCGACCTCCAGGAGCTCGGGGACAGCGACAA gtACTTCATAGAGGACGGGCGCCTGGTCATCCACAGCCTGGACTACAGCGACCAGGGCAACTACAGCTGCGTGGCCAGCACCAAGCTGGACGCGGTGGAGAGCAGGGCAGGGCTCCTGGTGGTGG GGAGCCCCGGCCCCGTGCCTCAGCTGGAGCTGTCTGACCGCCACCTGCTGAAGCAGAGCGAGGTGCGCCTGTCCTGGAGCCCCGCTGACGACCACAACGCCCCCATTGAGA AGTATGACATTGAATTCGAGGACAAGGAGATGGCGCCTGAGAAGTGGCACAGTCTGGGCAAGGTGCCCGGGAACCAGACCTCCACCACCCTCAAGCTGTCGCCTTATGTCCACTACACCTTTAGAGTTACTGCCATCAACAAATACGGCCCCggggagcccagcccagcctcggAGACTGTGCTCACTCCAGAAGCAG CCCCGGAGAAGAACCCCGTGGACGTGAAGGGGGAAGGAAACGAGACCAACAACATGGTCATCACTTGGAAG CCGCTCCGGTGGATGGACTGGAATGCCCCCCAGGTTCAGTATCGCGTGCAGTGGCGCCCTCAGAAGACACAGGGGGCCTGGCAGGAACAGATCGTGAGCGACCCCTTCCTGGTGGTGTCCAACACTTCCACCTTTGTGCCCTATGAGATCAAGGTCCAGGCCGTCAACAGCCAGGGCAAGGGCCCGGAGCCCCAGATCACCATCGGCTACTCTGGGGAGGATT ACCCCCAGGCAAGCCCCGAGCTGGAAGGCATCAAGATCCTCAATTCGAGCACGGTGCTGGTCAGGTGGTGGCCTGTGGACCCAGCCCAGGTCAAGGGCCACCTCCGGGGATACAAT GTGACGTACTGGTGGGAGGGCAGTCAGAGGAAGCACAGCAAGAGGCACGTCCACAGAGGCCACGTGGTGGTGCCTGCCAACAGCACCAGCGCCATCCTGGGAGGCCTGCGGCCCTACAGCTCCTACCATCTGGAGGTGCAGGCCTTTAACGGCCGGGGACTGGGGCCCGCCAGCGAGATGACCTTCAGCACCCCCGAGGGAG TACCCGGACACCCCGAGGCGTTGCACCTGGAGTGCCAGTCGGACACCAGCCTGCTGCTGCACTGGCAGCCCCCACTCAGCCACAACGGCGTGCTCACGGGCTACGTGCTCTCCTACCAACCTC TGGATGATGGGGGCAAAGAGCAGCTGTCCTTCGACCTCCCGGACCCTGAGCTGCGGATGCACAACCTGACGAACCTCAGCCCCCACCTGCGGTACCGCTTCCAGCTCCAGGCCACAACGAAGGAGGGCCCTGGAGAGGCAATCGTGCGGGAAGGAGGCACCATGGCCTTATCTG GGACCCCGGATTTTGGCAACATCTCGGCCATGGCTGGCGAGAATTACAGCGTGGTCTCCTGGGTCCCCAAGGAGGGCCAGTGCAACTTCGGGTTCCAGATCTGGTTCAAAGCCCTGGGGG ATGAGAAGCTGGGCGCTCATCTCCCGCCACAGTACGTCAGCTACAACCAGAGCTCCTACACGCAGTGGGACCTGCAGCCTGACACCGACTACGAGATCCACTTGCTCAAGGAGAGGGTTCTCCTGCACCAGATGGCCGTGAAGACCAACGGCACTG GCCGAGTGAGACTCCCTCCCGCCGGCTTTGCCACGGAGGGCTGGTTCATCGGCTTCGTCAGCGCCATCATCGTCCTGCTTCTCATCTTCCTCATCCTTTGCTTTATCAAGCGCAGCAAGGGTGGCAAGTACTCAG TGAAGGACAAGGAAGACACCCAGGCGGACTCGGAGGCCCGGCCCATGAAGGACGAAGCCTTCGGCGAGTACAG GTCCCTGGAGAG TGACAACGAGGAGAAGGCCTTCGGCAGCAGCCAGCCATCCCTCAACGGAGACATCAAGCCCCTGGGCAGTGACGACAGCCTGGCCGACTACGGGGGCAGCGTGGACGTGCAGTTCAACGAGGACGGCTCCTTCATCGGCCAGTACAGTggcaagaaggagaaggaggcggCGGGAGGCAACGACAGCTCAGGGGCCGCCTCCCCCATCAACCCTGCGGGGACCCTGGAGTAG